The Sphaerospermopsis torques-reginae ITEP-024 genome has a window encoding:
- a CDS encoding SH3 domain-containing protein, giving the protein MISGFFKLILGFVLAIAVLLGSGLTIALYFVNRTAIPPEKPMFANDNPQPKVDKPKVTPVKATSTSKPTPTSSPKPSPSPSPTPTESPDTLPPGAYQAIVTWPQGLSMRDQPASDAQSIGGVGGNQKVIILEESADKNWQKIRIAGTDQEGWVKAGNTKRVEE; this is encoded by the coding sequence ATAATTTCCGGCTTTTTTAAACTTATACTTGGTTTTGTATTAGCGATCGCAGTTTTATTAGGAAGCGGACTCACAATAGCTCTCTATTTTGTTAATCGTACCGCCATTCCTCCCGAAAAACCTATGTTTGCTAATGATAATCCTCAACCTAAAGTTGACAAACCAAAAGTCACTCCGGTAAAAGCTACATCCACCTCTAAACCTACTCCTACTAGCAGTCCTAAGCCTAGTCCTAGTCCTAGTCCTACTCCCACTGAATCACCTGATACCTTACCACCAGGAGCTTATCAAGCTATTGTAACTTGGCCGCAAGGTTTGAGTATGCGAGATCAACCAGCCTCAGATGCACAAAGTATTGGTGGTGTTGGTGGTAATCAAAAAGTGATTATCTTAGAAGAAAGCGCGGATAAAAATTGGCAAAAAATTCGCATTGCAGGTACTGATCAAGAAGGTTGGGTTAAAGCTGGTAATACTAAACGAGTGGAAGAATAA
- a CDS encoding AAA family ATPase translates to MNFREEFKLLLRARYPLIYIPTYEEERVETAIREEATNQGNRPVYTWDFVDGYQGNPNDTGFGKRNPLQALEFIEKLPPSAPAVLILRDYHRFLEDVAIARKLRNLARLLKSQPKNIVLLSPRIAIPDDLTEVLTVVEFPLPAAPEIKTEVERLLQATGNALSGKFIDDLVRSCQGLSMERIRRVLARAIVLRTADANASHGELQPEDVDLVLEEKRQTIRQTQILDFYPATEQISDIGGLDNLKDWLIRRGGSFTERARQYGLPHPRGLMLVGIQGTGKSLTAKAIAHHWHLPLLRLDVGRLFGGLVGESESRTRQMIQVAEALAPCVLWIDEIDKAFSGLGSKGDAGTTSRVFGTFITWLAEKTSPVFVVSTANDIQALPPEMLRKGRFDEIFFVGLPTQEERKAIFTVHLSRLRPHNLKSYEIDRLAYETPDFSGAEIEQTLIEAMHIGFSQNRDFTTDDILEAASQIIPLARTAVEQIQKLQEWAAAGRARLASKHSSLSDRLRRTT, encoded by the coding sequence ATGAACTTCCGCGAAGAATTTAAACTCCTCCTCCGCGCCCGCTACCCCCTCATTTATATCCCCACCTACGAAGAAGAAAGGGTAGAAACTGCTATCCGCGAAGAAGCGACAAACCAAGGAAACCGCCCTGTTTATACCTGGGATTTTGTGGATGGTTATCAAGGCAACCCCAATGATACTGGCTTTGGTAAACGCAACCCCCTCCAAGCATTAGAATTTATTGAAAAATTACCCCCTTCTGCCCCAGCAGTGTTAATTCTTCGGGATTATCACCGCTTTTTAGAAGATGTGGCGATCGCTCGCAAACTTCGCAACTTAGCCAGACTCCTGAAATCTCAACCGAAAAATATAGTTTTATTATCCCCACGCATCGCTATTCCCGACGATTTAACCGAAGTGTTAACCGTGGTGGAATTTCCCTTACCCGCAGCACCGGAAATAAAAACCGAGGTAGAACGCCTATTACAAGCCACTGGTAACGCACTTTCCGGTAAATTTATTGATGACTTGGTGCGTTCCTGTCAAGGTTTATCTATGGAACGGATACGCCGAGTTTTAGCCAGGGCGATAGTGCTACGCACCGCTGACGCGAACGCATCCCACGGAGAATTGCAACCAGAGGACGTTGATTTAGTTTTGGAGGAAAAACGCCAAACTATCCGCCAAACCCAAATCCTGGACTTTTATCCGGCAACTGAGCAAATATCTGATATTGGGGGACTGGATAATCTCAAAGATTGGTTAATTCGTCGGGGTGGTTCATTTACAGAACGAGCGCGACAGTACGGATTACCGCATCCCCGTGGTTTAATGTTGGTGGGGATTCAAGGAACTGGTAAATCTTTAACAGCAAAGGCGATCGCCCATCATTGGCATTTACCCCTATTACGCTTAGATGTCGGCCGCTTATTTGGTGGTTTAGTCGGTGAATCAGAATCTCGCACCCGGCAAATGATTCAAGTTGCCGAAGCCCTTGCACCTTGTGTATTGTGGATTGATGAAATTGACAAAGCCTTTTCTGGGTTAGGTAGTAAAGGTGACGCGGGAACAACTAGCCGGGTATTTGGGACATTTATCACTTGGTTAGCAGAAAAAACTTCACCCGTTTTTGTCGTTTCCACCGCTAACGATATTCAAGCTTTACCCCCAGAAATGTTAAGAAAAGGGCGATTTGATGAAATTTTCTTTGTCGGTTTACCCACCCAAGAAGAAAGAAAAGCCATTTTTACTGTACACTTATCCCGCTTGCGTCCCCATAACCTCAAAAGTTATGAGATTGATCGGTTAGCTTACGAAACTCCCGATTTTTCCGGTGCAGAAATTGAACAAACGTTAATTGAAGCCATGCACATTGGTTTTAGCCAAAATCGTGATTTCACAACTGATGATATTTTAGAAGCGGCTAGTCAAATTATCCCTTTGGCGCGAACTGCGGTAGAACAGATCCAAAAACTGCAAGAATGGGCAGCAGCGGGGAGAGCGCGTTTGGCTTCTAAGCATAGTTCTTTGAGCGATCGCCTCCGGCGCACTACGTGA
- a CDS encoding type II toxin-antitoxin system VapC family toxin, whose translation MSGEIALDTSVAVRFLNGDTAIIERVLALPEVILPLVVAGELLFGAENSSRPLQNLPRYLEFISNCTVVPLGIETTAIYARTRLLLKRKGRPIPINDIWIAAQCLEKGWILVTDDTDFDYVDDLVLEHW comes from the coding sequence ATGAGTGGTGAAATTGCTTTAGATACTTCTGTTGCAGTTCGTTTTTTAAATGGCGACACAGCAATTATTGAAAGAGTATTGGCTTTACCAGAAGTTATTTTACCTTTAGTAGTAGCCGGAGAATTGTTATTTGGGGCTGAAAATTCATCTCGTCCATTGCAAAATTTACCTCGTTATTTAGAGTTTATTTCAAATTGTACAGTTGTACCTTTAGGAATAGAAACAACCGCTATCTATGCTAGAACTCGGTTACTATTAAAACGTAAAGGTCGGCCAATTCCAATAAATGATATTTGGATTGCTGCTCAATGCTTGGAAAAGGGATGGATATTAGTTACAGATGATACGGATTTTGACTATGTGGATGATTTGGTATTGGAGCATTGGTAA
- a CDS encoding PAP/fibrillin family protein, whose amino-acid sequence MKRLFHQSYILIVSESDRHLAKIKRYYQVTKTNKKSLSNSLTFASFAFTLREREHPNFEKITAATPKTLLNSLTFVSFAFFAVHSY is encoded by the coding sequence ATGAAAAGACTTTTTCATCAATCTTATATTCTGATAGTCTCGGAGAGCGATCGCCATCTTGCCAAAATCAAACGATATTATCAAGTTACCAAAACCAACAAAAAATCTCTCTCAAACTCTCTTACCTTCGCTTCCTTCGCTTTTACCCTTCGGGAACGGGAGCATCCCAATTTTGAAAAAATAACCGCAGCAACACCAAAAACTCTCTTAAACTCTCTTACCTTTGTGTCCTTTGCGTTCTTTGCGGTTCATTCATATTAG
- a CDS encoding nucleotidyltransferase domain-containing protein — protein MPNYCEKIHIALITMNINLQPILTRLKTKLTNLYGDRLKNLTLFGSQARGDAEPGSDIDVLVVLKPPVNPGEEIKRTGKAIADLSLEYDIVISCLFMDETHYQTRNGSLLRNIRKEGVLL, from the coding sequence ATGCCTAATTATTGTGAAAAAATACATATCGCCCTCATCACCATGAATATTAACCTTCAGCCTATTCTGACTCGCCTAAAAACAAAACTAACTAACCTGTATGGCGATCGCCTAAAAAACCTCACTCTCTTTGGTTCTCAAGCGCGTGGTGATGCAGAACCCGGATCAGATATAGATGTGCTGGTAGTGCTTAAACCTCCCGTTAACCCAGGTGAAGAAATTAAACGCACAGGAAAAGCGATCGCTGATCTTTCCCTAGAATATGATATTGTTATTAGCTGTCTTTTTATGGATGAAACCCACTATCAAACCCGCAATGGTTCATTACTCAGGAACATCCGTAAAGAAGGCGTTTTACTATGA
- a CDS encoding DUF5615 family PIN-like protein, translating to MTIFAALYIDEDMSALVATLLRSRGLDVTTVPEQATLGKTDREQLEFATSLGRCILTHNRVDFERLHLQFIEEEKQHFGIIVVPQKNAYEIAQRVGILVSTLMADEIQNQLLYA from the coding sequence ATGACTATTTTTGCAGCACTTTATATAGATGAGGATATGTCCGCATTAGTGGCCACCCTTTTGCGTTCTCGTGGTTTGGATGTGACAACTGTTCCTGAACAAGCAACCCTGGGAAAAACTGATCGTGAACAGCTAGAATTTGCCACTTCTCTAGGTAGATGTATCCTCACCCATAACCGAGTTGATTTTGAAAGATTGCATCTTCAATTTATAGAGGAAGAAAAACAGCATTTTGGAATTATCGTTGTCCCTCAGAAAAATGCTTATGAAATTGCACAACGGGTTGGCATTTTGGTCAGTACTTTAATGGCTGATGAAATTCAAAATCAGCTATTGTATGCCTAA
- a CDS encoding DUF433 domain-containing protein: MFAETSSRYVTRNPEILGGEPIITGTRTSIRAIVGLWRLGIMPEEIPNHLPHLTLAQVFDALSFYLDHQAEINDYIERNQVPNELVHPAVKNTIGSI; the protein is encoded by the coding sequence ATGTTTGCTGAAACATCCTCAAGATATGTAACACGCAATCCTGAAATTTTAGGTGGAGAACCAATTATTACAGGTACTCGTACATCTATCCGTGCTATTGTTGGTCTATGGCGATTAGGAATTATGCCAGAAGAAATCCCTAATCATTTACCGCATTTAACACTAGCACAAGTATTTGATGCCTTGAGTTTTTATCTAGATCATCAAGCAGAAATTAATGATTATATTGAACGAAATCAAGTACCTAATGAATTGGTACATCCTGCTGTAAAAAATACAATAGGTTCAATATGA
- a CDS encoding RAP domain-containing protein: protein MKKQILYGVSNENKPIPWYEGFDVHADGSIDIRLSGVNFFEIEEELLPITWRDIFNSKLHELCNKTEIYHQNIIKDPYPFTIFDKYCDRLWTMLRNYCHPQSDAERAFFELYCELCLQSEEHCSFLPALIPKVYINWDSCKEQRRINEKPYIVDFVFKSPKFGTNNLVIVEIDGRSHYANYDKDNDSYILSEDKYAEHLKKDRWLRKQGFKVFRIGNSEINYLTNLPEKKDKLKKFYFFFQEIFGDIVYSEGYHDFTDIY from the coding sequence ATGAAGAAACAGATATTATACGGAGTAAGTAATGAAAATAAACCAATTCCTTGGTATGAAGGGTTTGATGTTCATGCAGATGGAAGCATAGATATACGTCTGAGTGGTGTTAATTTTTTTGAGATAGAAGAAGAACTCTTGCCAATAACTTGGCGGGATATTTTTAATTCAAAATTACATGAGCTTTGTAATAAGACAGAAATTTATCACCAAAATATAATTAAAGATCCGTATCCTTTCACTATATTTGACAAGTATTGTGATCGCCTTTGGACTATGCTGAGGAATTACTGTCATCCACAATCTGATGCGGAAAGAGCTTTTTTTGAGCTTTACTGTGAATTATGTCTTCAAAGTGAAGAACATTGTTCATTTCTTCCTGCTCTAATTCCGAAAGTATATATAAATTGGGATTCCTGTAAAGAACAAAGACGTATAAACGAAAAACCTTACATAGTAGACTTCGTTTTCAAAAGTCCTAAGTTTGGCACAAATAATCTAGTTATAGTTGAAATAGATGGTCGTTCTCACTATGCTAATTATGATAAGGATAATGATTCTTATATCTTATCTGAGGATAAATATGCTGAACATTTGAAAAAAGATCGTTGGTTAAGAAAACAAGGTTTTAAAGTTTTCAGAATAGGCAATAGCGAAATTAATTATCTAACAAACCTCCCTGAAAAAAAAGACAAACTTAAAAAGTTTTACTTTTTCTTTCAAGAAATATTTGGTGACATTGTTTACAGCGAAGGGTATCATGATTTTACAGATATTTACTAG